The uncultured Desulfatiglans sp. DNA window GGCCTGGTTGACGGCCGTTTTCCCCAGGGCCTCGTCATGATAGAGAGCGGGGCACTCGAAGCGCTCGAGGCACAGGCGGCATTCCACACAGTCATCCGTGACGGTCACCGTCCTGCGCACCGGAATGGCCTCTTTGCGGTAGGCGATGACACAGGGGTGGCGCGCGATGATCACGGCGATCCCGCCGTCGGGTTCAAGGGTGTAGCTGGCCGCCTCCTTGACGGCGCGGGTCATTTCGGCCAAGGCATAGGGGTCCACCACTCGCAGAAACTCGATCCCGCAGCCTTCCACCACCCTTTCGATCGAGACGGCCTTCCCCCGGGTTCCATCGGCGCGCAGGCCGAGCCCAGGGGTGGGCTGCATCCCGGTCATGGCGGTGATTTCGTTGTCGAGGATCACCAGGACGAAGCGTGCGTTGTTGTAGACGGCGTTGATCAACCCGGCCGTTCCGGAGTGGAAGAAGGTCGAATCGCCGATGGTGGCGACGACGGGCTGTGTCTCGCCGTCGGCTGCGAAGGCGTGGTAGAATCCAGCGGCCATGGTGATGCCGGCGCCCATGTCGAGGCACGTGTCGACGGCCCCGAGGTTGAGCCCGAGGGTGTAGCAGCCGATGTCCGAAGTGAAGATGGCCTTGGGCTGGGCCTTGCGTATGGCGAAGAAAGAGGCCCGGTGAGGGCACCCGGGGCACAGCGTGGGCCGGCGCATCGGCAGGCCGAGGCCTTCCACCAGGGCCCGCACCCCGAGGTCGGGGCCGGAGGAAAGCGGCTGCAGACCGGCCTCGTTCAGGGTCTTGTCCAGGATCGCGGCGATCCGCTCGGGAACGAGTTCGCCTTCGGCCGGGACATGTCCGGACAGACGGCCCAGGACCTTTTTACGGTCACCCAGGAGGTATTCGATGAAGGTGTCGGTTTCCTCCAGGACCAGGACCCGGTCGCATCGGTCCATGAAGACGTCGGCCGATTTGTAGGGGAAAGGAAAAGGAGCCCCGAGTTTGAGGATCGGGATATCGGAGAGGCCCTCCTCTGCCAGCAGGTCGGCCACGGCGGCGCTCGGCACCCCACCGGCCACGATGCCCAGGGGGACTCGGGCGGGCGGGGCGGCGGCTCCCGCATTGAACGGTGCGAAGGCCTCGAAGCGCTCCTGGATGGCTTCGAGCTTCTGGTTCAGTTCGCCGTGGAGCTTCAACCTGAATTTTGGTGTGGCGGCCCAACGCAGGGGGTTCCTTTCGAAGGCAGCCTTCCCGGTGTCGGATGCAATGGGGCCCCAGGTCATGTTCTGCCTCGCATGGCAGACCCGGATCGCAGGCCGAAGGATGACCGGAAGGCGGAATTCCGCCGAAAGGTCCATCGCGGCCTTCACCATTTGCCGGGCCTCCTCGGGCGAGGAGGGATCGAAGACCGGCACCTTGGCAAGGCGCGCCATGAAGCGCGTGTCCTGTTCGGTCTGGGAGGAGTGCGGCCCCGGATCGTCGCACGAGATGATGACCAGCGCGCCCGTAACGCCGAGGTAGGCTGAACTCATCAGGGAATCCGCGGCGACGTTGAGCCCGACCTGCTTCATGCAGCAGGCCGCCCGTTTCCCGGCCACGGCGGCGGCGTAGGCGGTGTCCAGTGCGACCTTTTCGTTCGTGGACCACTCGGTGTAGGCATGGATGCCCTCGGACTGCATCAGCCGCACCGTTTCGGGCAGGATTTCAGAGCTCGGGGTCCCGGGGTAGGAGGTCAGGACCTGGCAGCCCGCCTCCAGCAGGCCCAGCGCAATGGCCCCGTTTCCCAACAGAAATTCAGAGCGCGTCGTCACTTTTTCACGTTCCTTTCTTTGGCCTTTTCAATCAATTCGACCAGGGAAAGCAGTTTCGGCCTGGGAGGCGCCTCGAACACGGCATCCCACTCTTCCTGCGTCAATTCCGTGCGCAGGAAGGCCTCTACAGGGAAGTAGGGATGCCAGCAGATCAGGGTTCTCGAGCAGGGCAGCCCGTGGTTTTCGCGGCGGCAATAGGCGAAGCTGATCTGGTGCCCCAGCCGAGGGCATCGGATCTCGAAGTCATCGCCGGGGGGGACGATCGGATTTTCCATGATTTACCGGACAGGCCGAGGCCCCGTACGGGGCCTCGGGCAGGGATGAAGTGGGTTAACCGCGATACTGCTTCGGTTTGGGAAGGGAGGCGATGTCTCTGAGCGCGCGCTGGATCTCCTCCTCGGCCAGGGCGTGATCCTCGAGTTTTCCGGACAGATAGGCCTCGTAGGCCGCCATGTCCACCAGCCCGTGGCCGCTCCAGTTGAAGAGGATGACCTTTTCCTTCCCTTCCTCCTTGGCCTTGAGGGCCTCGCGGATGGCCATCGCTATGGCGTGATCCGTCTCGGGCGCGCTGATGAAGCCTTCCGTACGGGCGAAGGTGATCCCGGCCTTGAAGGTCTCGAGCTGAGGCACGGCCTCCGCCCGGATCAGGTTGCTCATGGCGAGCTGGCTGATGATGGGGGCCATCCCGTGGTAGCGGAGGCCGCCGGCGTGGATGCCTTCCGGGACGAAGTTGTGCCCGAGGGTGTACATCGGAAGGAGCGGGGTCATTTGGACCGTGTCACCGAAATCATAGGCGAAGGGGCCGCGGGTCATGGTCGGGCAGGAGGTCGGCTCGACGCCGATGATGTCGATATCCTTGCCGTTGATCTTGTCACGCACGAAGGGGAGGCAGATCCCGGCGAAGTTGCTTCCGCCCCCGGCGCAGCCGATGATCACGTCCGGATAATCGCCGGCCATGGCCATCTGCTTCTGGCACTCCAGGCCGTTGATCGTCTGGTGCATCATCACGTGGTTCAGGACGCTTCCGAGGGAGTATTTCGTGTCTTCATCCTGGACGGCGGCTTCCACCGCTTCGCTGATGGCGATTCCGAGGCTGCCTGGCGATTCGGGGTTCTGCGCGAGGATGCTGCGCCCGGCCTGTGTCTCGGTGCTCGGGCTGGCGACGCACTGGCCGCCCCAGGTTTCCATCATGATCCGCCGATAAGGCTTCTGATGGAAGCTCACCTTGACCATGTACACCTTGGCTTCGATCCCGAAGAGCGAGCAGCAGAAGCAGAGCGCGCTGCCCCACTGCCCGGCCCCCGTCTCGGTCGTGATGCGCTTTGTCCCGGAGATCTTGTTGTAGTAGACCTGGGCGATGGCGGTGTTCGGTTTGTGGCTCCCGGCCGGGCTCACCCCTTCATTCTTGTAATAGATCCTTGCCGGCGTCTGGAGGAACTTTTCGAGGGCATAGGCGCGGTAAAGGGGGGTAGGGCGCCAGATGAGATATTTTTCCAGCACCTCGTCAGGGATGTCGATGTACGAATCCTGACTGACTTCCTGCTCGATCAGGGGCATGGGGAAGATCGGCAGAAGGTCCTCCGGCCCTACGGGCTGACCGGTGCCCGGGTGCAGAGGGGGTTCCATGGGGGTGGGCATGTCGGGCATCACGTTGTACCACTGCCTTGGTATCTCCGATTCCGGCAACACGATTTTCCTGGTCTGCATAATGCCTCCTTTCCTGACTATGGGGGGTGAATTGAGGTCCCGGATTAAACAATCATTGTCCGGTGCCCGAAAATCCGTTCTCCACCGTTTCCATCCGATCCACCGGTTTGAACCGCCTCAAGCTATAACAGGTTGGGTGCGGGGTTGGTGCCGTGAAAAACGATCGAGGCTCGATTCGTATTACGACAACCTCGCGACGGGACCTTGTCCGTGAGCAGAAAAAATGGACATTGATGCTGGAATGAGCAACCCGGCAATCTGGCAGCGTACGTGGTTTGCAAACGAAAAATGAATCTGGAAAACCTTATTGCTTCCTTGCTCCGAAGTCAAACAGTATTTGTCCGGCCTTTATGCTCCCCATCCCGAGCGGCGATGAAACCGGTTTTTTTCTTTCGGGTTCTTGTCTTTCAGGAACAAAGGAGAGGAGTGAAAAAAGATTCGATCGAGGGCTCAAAAAACCGGAAGACGGGACGGGATGTCTGATCGGCCGACAGGGGCGGGTTTTTGGAATGGCGGCTGCGGCGGACCCCGGAAACAACGGGGGCGCAGGCCCATGAAAGGCGAAGGGGAGCCCCTTTTGTGGGTGCTCCCCTTCGATGGAGTTTTGTTGCGGAGGCGGCCTACATCCGTTCGGTGATGTGCACGTTGACGGATTTGCCGCCGAAGAAGCGTTTAGAAAATTCGGTCACCTTATCGGGGTCATACAATTTGCAGCTGAAGATGTCCAGGTATACGGCATTGGTCAGATTCGCAAAGTGGCCCGAAATCAGCGACGTTTCGATGAGCTGCAGCATCGAGTATCCGGCGACGCGTTCATCCTCGCCGAAGTGCACGACCTGGCACTCTCCAAACCGGCGCATCTCGATCAGATCACACAGTTCCACTACGAAGCGTTTGATCGCTTCGGCGTCCCTAATGGTATCGGGGTTACAGTCATAAATGTCCAGGCTCGTCAATAGACCCCAGGGCTCCTTGGTTGCACGGGCAAGATTGTTCTGAATCATGTTTTAATCCCTCCTTTCAGATATGACGATATCCGGCCTTGTTGTAGAACCTGGCGCTCTGCCTTGCGGCTGCGGGAGCGGAGGGTGAGGAAGGCAGAGTGTCTGCCCCCTCTACCGCTCAAGCGCCCCCTCGGTGGGAAGGGGCCTCTTGATGGTTCTCCCGAAGCCGTTGGACGGCAGGCCGGAAGCGCTGGTCATATCGATAAAAACAAGCGATGATATGGTAGTCCGTTTTTTCTGTCAATGAATTTCGACATGCCCCAGAGAAAAATAGAACAGGGAACAACTCCGTGTTTGCTTTTGTGTATTGATTACCAATGATTCCAATGTCTTGATTTGAATCCAGCCGGCGTTTTCCTCTCCGGTCGTGCTTGCCTCAGAGCAGGGATCGGGCGATGATAATCTTTTCGATTTCTTTGGTCCCTTCATAGATCTCGATGATCTTGGCATCGCGATAAAAACGCTCGATGTCATATTCTGCGAAGTACCCGTAGCCCCCGTGGATTTGAAGCGCCTCCTGGGCGGTGTAGGTGCAGGTCTCTCCGGCATACCATTTGGCCATGGCGGTGAGGGTGTGATCGGGCCTCCCCTGGTCCGCCCTGAAGGCGGCTTCGTAGACCATGTTGCGGGCGGCGTGGATGCGCGTGGCCATCTCGGCGACCTTGAACTGGTTCGCCTGGTAGGCTCCGAGGGGATGCCCGAATTGATGCCGTGTCTTGAGATGCCGGATGGCGCGGTCCAGGGCCCCCTGGGCGATGCCCACCCCTTCGGCGCCGACATGGATGCGGGTGAGATTGAAAAAATGCATGAACTGATAAAACCCCTGCCCTTCCTCCCCGATCAGGTGATCTTTGGGAACGCGGACGGTCTTGAACACCAATTCGGCGGTGTCCGAGGCCCGTATCCCTAGTTTGTGGCGGAGTTTGTTGGCCTCGAAGCCTGGGCGGTCCCGCTCGACCAGAATGACGCTGTGCCGCCGGTGCCTCGAAGGGTTGTCGGGGTCGGTCAGGCACAGGACGACGAAATAGCTGCCCACCGTGCCGTTGGTGATGAACATCTTCGATCCGTCGATGATGTAGCCGTCCTCTGCGGCACGCGCCTCGGTCCGTGTGGAGGCGACGTCGCTGCCGGCGTCGGGTTCCGTAATGGCCGAACCCATGACCGCCTGGCCGCAGGTGAGGGGCTGGAGCCAGGTCTTCTTCTGGGCTTCGTTCCCGAAAAGCAGGATCATATCGGCACCGAAAGTCGCTGAGATCAAGACAGAGCCAAGGCCCGGATCGACCCGCCAGAAGGCCTCACAGACCAGGCATTTTTCAAGATAGCCGTACCCGGTGCCTCCATAGGCCTCGGGCAGGTTGACGCCGATGAAACCCAGCCCCGCGGCCTTGCGGACCAACTCCATCGGATACCGTTCCTCCCGGTCGCATTCCCTGGCGAGGTCGGGGAATTCGCCTTCGGCGAATTCGCCTGCGGCGCGGGCTATATCTTTCTGTTCTTTGGTGAGATCGAAGTCCATCGCTGATCCTTTCCGACCGGCGGCCCCCATGCGGCCCGGTCCAGTCCCTGCCCGACGGCGGGACCTCGAGAAGCCCGCTCGGAATGCCCGGGGATCGGCGTTTTCCGGGTCCCGCGCTTCCGGCGGCCGAATGCATGTGCATCGAATATCGTGGTAGGAATGATCTCCGGCATCGGCAGGGCCCAGGGCGGGGCTTCGTCCCGGACGCCGCGCCGTGATCAGCGCCCAATCTAAAGCGAATGGCATCTTTTGACAACAAAAAGGGAGTGGACTGTGATAGGTTGGAGTCGGTCTGAAGACATGTTTTTCCTTCTCAGTCTTCCTGGCGCACCGGGTCCGATCTCAAACAGCCGTTTGACGGCCTTGTCGTCAGCAGGTTTCTTTGCGCATGTCGGATTCGACCCCAGCGGGATGAGTCGGGGCGTTATGAAGGGTTCGACCCGCGAAGCGCCGCGCCGGGACAGGGTTTCCCGTGGTGTTTGAGGCCGCTTGAGCCGGACACGATCCATGGAGTATATGAATTCGATGCATCGACTCGACAGTTCACAGCGAAAATATTTGCGCGGTTTGGCACATCGTTTGAAGCCGGTCGTTCTAATCGGACAGAAGGGCCTGACCGGGGGTGTCGCCCAATCGATCGATCAGGCCTTGGAAGCCCATGAGCTGGTCAAGGTGAAATTCATCGATCTCAAGGAAAAGGGTCTGAAGGAAGCGATCGCCCTCGAGATCGAGCAGAAGATGGAGTGCCAGTCCGTGGGCGCCATCGGGCATACGGTGATCCTCTATCGCCGGCAGAGCCAGCCGGAAAAACGGCGGATTGCGCTTCCGGTGGCCCGAGAGGATGAGGGAGCGAAGGGATAGGGGCGATCGATGGATCTGAAGCGGTGCTATGAAGTCCTGGAGGTCGGCCCGGACGCTGATCCGGATGAGATTCGAAAGGCCTACAGGGACCTGGCCAGCGTCTGGCATCCGGACCGTTTTGCCGGCAATGAAAGGCTGAGCGGAAAGGCGGCCGAAAAGATCAAAGAGATCAATGTGGCCTATGAAACCCTGTCCGCTTCCTGGAAGAGCCGTCCAGACGATGGGCAAGGGGGGGATCCTTCCCGGTCCGAGGAACGGGACGAACCGGAACGCGGGAGGCGGCAGCCGGAGACGGAAACCCAGCTGGAGCGTCTGGTCGAAACGGGCACCGGCCTGGTCCTGTCGGCGTATTCGCGTCTGTCGAGGGCGGTCAGGAGTTGGCTCGAGAGCGGCGGCGCAGATGGCCCGGGCAGCCGACCGGCAGGTGGAAGAGGGGCCGGGGGCCTTGCAGGGGGAGCCGGGGCCGGCCGGGGTTGCAGGCGTGCCGGAGGCGGCGGTCGTCGCGCAGGACGGGGACGGCGCAGATAGGCGGGGTGCATGGTGGACGAACTGCTCGTCAACGAGATCTTCTACAGCATCCAGGGCGAGTCGTCCTGGGCCGGGCTGCCGTGCGCCTTTGTAAGGCTCACAGGCTGCAACCTTCGCTGCTCGTATTGCGATACGCGCTATGCCTACGATCAGGGCCGT harbors:
- the iorA gene encoding Indolepyruvate oxidoreductase subunit IorA translates to MTTRSEFLLGNGAIALGLLEAGCQVLTSYPGTPSSEILPETVRLMQSEGIHAYTEWSTNEKVALDTAYAAAVAGKRAACCMKQVGLNVAADSLMSSAYLGVTGALVIISCDDPGPHSSQTEQDTRFMARLAKVPVFDPSSPEEARQMVKAAMDLSAEFRLPVILRPAIRVCHARQNMTWGPIASDTGKAAFERNPLRWAATPKFRLKLHGELNQKLEAIQERFEAFAPFNAGAAAPPARVPLGIVAGGVPSAAVADLLAEEGLSDIPILKLGAPFPFPYKSADVFMDRCDRVLVLEETDTFIEYLLGDRKKVLGRLSGHVPAEGELVPERIAAILDKTLNEAGLQPLSSGPDLGVRALVEGLGLPMRRPTLCPGCPHRASFFAIRKAQPKAIFTSDIGCYTLGLNLGAVDTCLDMGAGITMAAGFYHAFAADGETQPVVATIGDSTFFHSGTAGLINAVYNNARFVLVILDNEITAMTGMQPTPGLGLRADGTRGKAVSIERVVEGCGIEFLRVVDPYALAEMTRAVKEAASYTLEPDGGIAVIIARHPCVIAYRKEAIPVRRTVTVTDDCVECRLCLERFECPALYHDEALGKTAVNQALCTGCGVCIQVCPKGAIKEV
- the trpB gene encoding Tryptophan synthase beta chain 2, which gives rise to MQTRKIVLPESEIPRQWYNVMPDMPTPMEPPLHPGTGQPVGPEDLLPIFPMPLIEQEVSQDSYIDIPDEVLEKYLIWRPTPLYRAYALEKFLQTPARIYYKNEGVSPAGSHKPNTAIAQVYYNKISGTKRITTETGAGQWGSALCFCCSLFGIEAKVYMVKVSFHQKPYRRIMMETWGGQCVASPSTETQAGRSILAQNPESPGSLGIAISEAVEAAVQDEDTKYSLGSVLNHVMMHQTINGLECQKQMAMAGDYPDVIIGCAGGGSNFAGICLPFVRDKINGKDIDIIGVEPTSCPTMTRGPFAYDFGDTVQMTPLLPMYTLGHNFVPEGIHAGGLRYHGMAPIISQLAMSNLIRAEAVPQLETFKAGITFARTEGFISAPETDHAIAMAIREALKAKEEGKEKVILFNWSGHGLVDMAAYEAYLSGKLEDHALAEEEIQRALRDIASLPKPKQYRG
- a CDS encoding conserved hypothetical protein (Evidence 4 : Unknown function but conserved in other organisms) codes for the protein MIQNNLARATKEPWGLLTSLDIYDCNPDTIRDAEAIKRFVVELCDLIEMRRFGECQVVHFGEDERVAGYSMLQLIETSLISGHFANLTNAVYLDIFSCKLYDPDKVTEFSKRFFGGKSVNVHITERM
- a CDS encoding hypothetical protein (Evidence 5 : Unknown function); its protein translation is MSAPKGWASPRGPWTAPSGISRHGINSGIPSEPTRRTSSRSPRWPRASTPPATWSTKPPSGRTRGGPITPSPPWPNGMPERPAPTPPRRRFKSTGATGTSQNMTSSVFIAMPRSSRSMKGPKKSKRLSSPDPCSEASTTGEENAGWIQIKTLESLVINTQKQTRSCSLFYFSLGHVEIH
- a CDS encoding hypothetical protein (Evidence 5 : Unknown function), which translates into the protein MDLKRCYEVLEVGPDADPDEIRKAYRDLASVWHPDRFAGNERLSGKAAEKIKEINVAYETLSASWKSRPDDGQGGDPSRSEERDEPERGRRQPETETQLERLVETGTGLVLSAYSRLSRAVRSWLESGGADGPGSRPAGGRGAGGLAGGAGAGRGCRRAGGGGRRAGRGRRR
- the acrC gene encoding Acryloyl-CoA reductase (NADH), which codes for MDFDLTKEQKDIARAAGEFAEGEFPDLARECDREERYPMELVRKAAGLGFIGVNLPEAYGGTGYGYLEKCLVCEAFWRVDPGLGSVLISATFGADMILLFGNEAQKKTWLQPLTCGQAVMGSAITEPDAGSDVASTRTEARAAEDGYIIDGSKMFITNGTVGSYFVVLCLTDPDNPSRHRRHSVILVERDRPGFEANKLRHKLGIRASDTAELVFKTVRVPKDHLIGEEGQGFYQFMHFFNLTRIHVGAEGVGIAQGALDRAIRHLKTRHQFGHPLGAYQANQFKVAEMATRIHAARNMVYEAAFRADQGRPDHTLTAMAKWYAGETCTYTAQEALQIHGGYGYFAEYDIERFYRDAKIIEIYEGTKEIEKIIIARSLL
- the yhbY gene encoding RNA-binding protein YhbY; its protein translation is MEYMNSMHRLDSSQRKYLRGLAHRLKPVVLIGQKGLTGGVAQSIDQALEAHELVKVKFIDLKEKGLKEAIALEIEQKMECQSVGAIGHTVILYRRQSQPEKRRIALPVAREDEGAKG
- a CDS encoding conserved hypothetical protein (Evidence 4 : Unknown function but conserved in other organisms), which codes for MENPIVPPGDDFEIRCPRLGHQISFAYCRRENHGLPCSRTLICWHPYFPVEAFLRTELTQEEWDAVFEAPPRPKLLSLVELIEKAKERNVKK
- a CDS encoding hypothetical protein (Evidence 5 : Unknown function) codes for the protein MLPIPSGDETGFFLSGSCLSGTKERSEKRFDRGLKKPEDGTGCLIGRQGRVFGMAAAADPGNNGGAGP
- a CDS encoding hypothetical protein (Evidence 5 : Unknown function), with product MWPMKPCPLPGRAVQTMGKGGILPGPRNGTNRNAGGGSRRRKPSWSVWSKRAPAWSCRRIRVCRGRSGVGSRAAAQMARAADRQVEEGPGALQGEPGPAGVAGVPEAAVVAQDGDGADRRGAWWTNCSSTRSSTASRASRPGPGCRAPL